A genomic region of Megalobrama amblycephala isolate DHTTF-2021 linkage group LG6, ASM1881202v1, whole genome shotgun sequence contains the following coding sequences:
- the LOC125270116 gene encoding melanoregulin-like, with amino-acid sequence MGAFYSGCCPIHETTEEKDCILRTSSGSETAVCHELQDSRSGAEKEGRTWSSTQTSISTTEGESDAELNSFIKMRNKVDKDTEEWEKLNYDIHTLRCAHKEVGTRWKKILLQLGYQKEVDSLLTVNRQTVRSDWENVEKAKELLHIVSEETSLFPRGLSNNKRYIFVMDRLVSLDSAEDFVRLAKEKYPKIEF; translated from the exons ATGGGCGCCTTTTATTCTGGCTGCTGTCCTATTCATGAAACTACTGAGGAGAAAGATTGCATTTTAAG GACATCCAGTGGCAGTGAGACAGCAGTGTGTCATGAGCTGCAGGACAGCAGATCTGGAGCTGAGAAGGAGGGGAGGACCTGGAGTAGCACTCAAACCTCCATCTCCACTACTGAGGGGGAATCAGATGCTGAATTAAACTCGTTCATTAAGATGAGGAACAAAGTGGACAAAGATACTGAG gaaTGGGAGAAGCTGAACTATGATATCCACACTCTGAGGTGTGCTCATAAAGAAGTTGGGACACGTTGGAAGAAGATCTTGCTTCAGCTGG GTTACCAGAAGGAGGTGGACTCCTTACTGACAGTGAACAGACAAACTGTCCGGAGTGACTGGGAGAATGTGGAGAAGGCCAAAGAACTGCTGCACATTGTGTCAGAGGAGACAAGCCTCTTTCCCCGTGGGCTCAGCAACAACAAAAGATACATCTTCGTCATG GATCGCCTGGTGTCTTTGGACAGTGCTGAAGACTTTGTGCGATTGGCCAAAGAGAAATATCCAAAAATTGAGTTTTGA